From a region of the Actinomadura luzonensis genome:
- a CDS encoding carbohydrate ABC transporter permease, which produces MISRGERLANYVILSVFAAFALFPIVTILGAALGPAESGGTSGPANFAAAWEAGRFGTYLRTSLAVSAFVVVVSVTLSIMAGYAFGTMRFRGRSALFYLFMLGIMMPSEAVAVPLYFDLRSLGLIDTFWSVALPQVALSVAFGTFWMRAYFLASNRAIVEAARIDGASTWRVLWQVLVPPARPAVVTLTVLVFMWTWNEFLIPLIMVTSESLRTAPLGLAFFQGQYTSGFTLLAAGSVIVATPVVIFYLFLQRHFVRGLLQGAVRE; this is translated from the coding sequence GTGATCTCGCGCGGGGAGCGATTGGCGAACTACGTCATCCTGTCGGTGTTCGCCGCCTTCGCGCTCTTCCCGATCGTGACGATCCTGGGGGCGGCGCTGGGGCCGGCCGAAAGCGGCGGCACGTCGGGACCGGCGAACTTCGCGGCGGCGTGGGAGGCGGGCCGGTTCGGGACGTACCTGCGCACGAGCCTGGCGGTGTCGGCGTTCGTCGTGGTCGTCAGCGTGACGTTGTCGATCATGGCAGGGTACGCGTTCGGGACGATGCGCTTCCGCGGCCGGTCGGCGTTGTTCTACCTGTTCATGCTCGGGATCATGATGCCGAGCGAGGCGGTGGCGGTGCCGCTCTACTTCGACCTGCGCTCGCTGGGGCTGATCGACACGTTCTGGTCGGTGGCGTTGCCGCAGGTGGCGTTGTCGGTGGCGTTCGGGACGTTCTGGATGCGGGCCTACTTCCTGGCCTCGAACCGGGCGATCGTGGAGGCGGCGCGCATCGACGGGGCCTCGACCTGGCGGGTGCTGTGGCAGGTGCTGGTGCCGCCGGCGCGGCCGGCGGTGGTCACGCTGACCGTGCTGGTGTTCATGTGGACGTGGAACGAGTTCCTCATCCCGCTGATCATGGTGACCAGTGAGTCGCTGCGGACCGCGCCGCTCGGCCTCGCCTTCTTCCAGGGCCAGTACACCTCGGGCTTCACGCTGCTCGCGGCCGGGTCGGTGATCGTCGCGACGCCGGTCGTGATCTTCTACCTGTTCCTCCAGCGACACTTCGTCCGCGGGCTGCTCCAGGGGGCGGTCCGCGAGTAG
- a CDS encoding sugar-binding protein — translation MRLFLSALLMLVPAVVAAPAPAAAAAAVDLDALFVGAHPDDEAFSLSTLGQWNEDHRVRTGVVTVTRGEGGGNAVGPEEGPALGLLREAEERAAVARAGVREVFNLDDVDFYYTVSAPLTDQVWGGDTLEKVVRVVRQTRPEVLLTMDPAPTPGNHGNHQEAARLAVEAFYAAADPKAFPEQLTKEGLKPFAPARLLTGGGRGTSQPGPSCAATFQPANPAQNVYGVWSGRASGSGRTWAAIERDAQRVYASQGWAVFPDVPADPAQLGCDFFTQVDARVPFPEPGSPAAAAPTAILDGALTRPAGGLPLGTGLTLRTSAFDVREGTPFTVEVTASAREPLGRARAALRVPAGWTVAGSGDLGRLAAGRSATARFTVTPAAGASGRARIGAVLTTERGRGYTDRQVEAGPAVRGQQQLLPQVAQYERWTSDVGVPQLRGLVTPVLTLPSGGSRQVGVVVTNVGGAARSGTVRIGLPAGFTADRTEAGYPELAPGASATVPFTVTNTDTALKTSNEGGDYAYTVTVDGVVTGRPALELVPATTIPRAATAPAVDGDDGDYPGPALDVSRLWEGTACSSAADCSATAKLAWHEDTLYVAVRVKDDVLGTRLAAADCKRHWRTDSVEIALDPRGTSENTSTTFKAAVLPVTAEGPPCALRDADNHQGPATGVRIASKVAAGEYVVEAAVPLELLPGSVDPRHLGLNILVYDSDTQDKTGQTRIGWSTWGGVQGDPYRWGVASLDGYQAAERPAPDPVIPDTALSSLDSPQSLEQAVRVRLPLAGGPPAADAGAVVSAVRAGQAVRVTFRAAGPGRAHLFARDAQGTAGGKVVTVAAKGTVTASVPLTRALAGDATVVAGWEPSRGGTSASQAHLR, via the coding sequence ATGCGATTGTTCCTGTCCGCCCTGCTGATGCTCGTCCCGGCCGTCGTCGCCGCTCCGGCGCCGGCCGCCGCCGCGGCTGCCGTGGACCTCGACGCGTTGTTCGTCGGGGCGCACCCCGACGACGAGGCGTTCAGCCTGTCCACGCTCGGCCAGTGGAACGAGGACCACCGCGTCCGCACGGGCGTCGTCACCGTGACCAGGGGCGAGGGCGGCGGCAACGCCGTCGGCCCCGAGGAGGGGCCCGCGCTGGGCCTGCTGCGCGAGGCCGAGGAGCGCGCCGCGGTCGCCAGGGCCGGCGTGCGGGAGGTGTTCAACCTCGACGACGTCGACTTCTACTACACGGTCAGCGCCCCGCTGACCGACCAGGTGTGGGGCGGCGACACGCTGGAGAAGGTGGTCCGGGTGGTGCGGCAGACCCGGCCGGAGGTCCTGCTCACCATGGACCCCGCGCCGACGCCCGGCAACCACGGCAACCACCAGGAGGCGGCCCGCCTCGCGGTCGAGGCGTTCTACGCCGCCGCCGACCCGAAGGCGTTCCCCGAGCAGCTCACGAAGGAGGGGCTGAAGCCGTTCGCGCCGGCCCGGCTGCTCACCGGCGGCGGGCGCGGCACGTCGCAGCCGGGGCCGTCGTGCGCGGCCACGTTCCAGCCGGCCAACCCCGCGCAGAACGTGTACGGGGTGTGGAGCGGGCGCGCCTCCGGTTCCGGCCGCACGTGGGCGGCGATCGAGCGGGACGCGCAACGCGTGTACGCCTCCCAGGGCTGGGCCGTCTTCCCCGACGTGCCGGCCGACCCCGCGCAGCTCGGCTGCGACTTCTTCACGCAGGTGGACGCCCGGGTCCCGTTCCCCGAGCCGGGCAGCCCGGCCGCCGCGGCGCCCACCGCGATCCTGGACGGGGCGCTGACCAGGCCGGCGGGCGGATTGCCGCTCGGCACCGGGCTCACGCTGCGGACGTCGGCGTTCGACGTCCGGGAGGGCACGCCGTTCACGGTGGAGGTCACGGCGTCGGCGCGCGAGCCGCTGGGCCGGGCGCGGGCCGCGCTGCGCGTCCCCGCCGGCTGGACGGTCGCCGGCTCCGGCGACCTCGGCCGGCTCGCGGCGGGCCGGTCCGCCACGGCGCGGTTCACCGTGACGCCCGCGGCGGGCGCGAGCGGCCGGGCGCGGATCGGCGCGGTGCTGACCACCGAGCGGGGCCGCGGCTACACCGACCGGCAGGTGGAGGCGGGCCCGGCGGTGCGCGGGCAGCAGCAGCTCCTCCCGCAGGTCGCGCAGTACGAGAGGTGGACCTCCGACGTGGGCGTGCCACAGCTCCGCGGCCTGGTCACGCCGGTGCTGACGCTGCCGTCCGGCGGCTCCCGCCAGGTCGGCGTCGTGGTGACGAACGTCGGCGGCGCGGCGCGCTCCGGCACCGTCCGGATCGGCCTGCCCGCGGGCTTCACCGCCGACCGCACCGAGGCCGGCTACCCGGAGCTGGCTCCCGGCGCGTCGGCGACGGTGCCGTTCACCGTCACCAACACCGACACCGCGCTGAAGACGTCCAACGAGGGCGGCGACTACGCCTACACGGTCACCGTGGACGGCGTCGTCACCGGCCGGCCGGCGCTGGAGCTCGTCCCCGCGACAACCATCCCGCGGGCGGCGACGGCCCCGGCGGTGGACGGCGACGACGGCGACTACCCCGGGCCCGCGCTCGACGTCTCCCGCCTGTGGGAGGGGACGGCGTGCTCGTCGGCGGCCGACTGCTCGGCCACGGCGAAGCTGGCCTGGCACGAGGACACGCTGTACGTGGCGGTGCGGGTCAAGGACGACGTGCTCGGCACCCGGCTGGCCGCGGCCGACTGCAAGCGGCACTGGCGGACCGACTCGGTGGAGATCGCGCTCGACCCGCGCGGCACGTCGGAGAACACCTCGACCACCTTCAAGGCGGCGGTGCTGCCGGTGACCGCCGAGGGGCCGCCGTGCGCGCTGCGCGACGCCGACAACCACCAGGGCCCGGCCACCGGGGTGCGGATCGCGTCGAAGGTCGCCGCCGGCGAGTACGTGGTGGAGGCGGCCGTACCGCTGGAGCTCCTGCCCGGCTCGGTGGATCCGCGGCACCTCGGGCTGAACATCCTGGTCTACGACTCCGACACCCAGGACAAGACCGGGCAGACCCGGATCGGCTGGTCGACGTGGGGCGGCGTGCAGGGCGACCCGTACCGGTGGGGCGTGGCCTCCCTGGACGGCTACCAGGCCGCCGAGCGGCCGGCGCCCGACCCGGTGATCCCGGACACGGCGCTGTCCAGCCTGGACTCGCCGCAGTCGCTGGAGCAGGCGGTCCGCGTACGCCTGCCGCTGGCCGGCGGGCCGCCGGCCGCGGACGCCGGCGCGGTGGTGTCGGCCGTCCGGGCGGGCCAGGCGGTGCGGGTCACCTTCCGGGCGGCCGGGCCCGGCAGGGCGCACCTGTTCGCGCGGGACGCGCAGGGCACGGCGGGCGGCAAGGTGGTCACGGTCGCCGCCAAGGGGACGGTGACGGCGAGCGTGCCGCTGACCCGCGCCCTCGCCGGTGACGCGACGGTGGTGGCGGGCTGGGAGCCGTCGCGCGGCGGCACGTCGGCCTCGCAGGCCCACCTCCGCTGA
- a CDS encoding serine/threonine-protein kinase, whose translation MRPLTVGDPVVIGRYLLLGRLGAGGMGVVYLAEHPQGGLVALKTPHAAHLHDDTLRARFAEEVAFSRRLVPFCTAAVLEDGTDRATGAERPYLVTEYIPGPALSQVVLAGGPLTPDLAYGVALGAAAALVAAHEAGLVHRDLKPANVLLSPGGPRVIDFGIARDVAPEADGPGGGHVAAAHTQAGQVMGSPGWVAPERLTGGPALPASDVFAWGCLVAFAATGHHPFGGGETDALTRRILFGAPRLEGVPALLRPAVEAALAKDPDARPGAAALLRALLAAGGVGDPWDLRQAVEGVLAEIWTPVPYPAGGGAPPDGPLPDDALPLQEASSSRAGLPHAEASAPAARTAPRRGRSRARGGAHLSHATFAALATVSIAAVTVIAAAAGPPGNPEGGSVAPPAAVHPQGSAGSTYRPRAGRTGGPPPSRAATAATVPVISTPTVYVTRTRTEGPVAVITPTPDREETFRPPDAGEPGDPDPGGCADPAGRRRGNGAARRDCPRPTGSVTTIPQDGPGESPEPSTPAPPAQTATGTS comes from the coding sequence GTGCGACCGCTTACGGTGGGCGACCCGGTCGTCATCGGCCGGTACCTGCTCCTCGGCCGCCTCGGGGCGGGCGGGATGGGAGTGGTCTACCTGGCCGAGCACCCTCAGGGCGGCCTGGTCGCGCTCAAGACACCGCACGCGGCGCACCTCCACGATGACACGCTGCGGGCGCGCTTCGCCGAAGAAGTCGCATTCTCGCGCAGATTGGTGCCCTTCTGCACCGCGGCCGTGCTGGAGGACGGCACCGACCGCGCCACCGGCGCCGAACGCCCCTACCTGGTCACCGAGTACATCCCGGGGCCCGCGCTGTCGCAGGTCGTCCTCGCCGGCGGCCCGCTGACGCCCGACCTCGCCTACGGCGTCGCGCTCGGCGCGGCGGCCGCGCTGGTGGCCGCGCACGAGGCCGGGCTCGTGCACCGCGACCTCAAACCCGCCAACGTGCTGCTGTCCCCCGGCGGGCCGCGCGTCATCGACTTCGGCATCGCCCGCGACGTCGCCCCGGAGGCGGACGGCCCCGGCGGCGGGCACGTCGCCGCCGCGCACACCCAGGCCGGTCAGGTCATGGGCAGCCCCGGCTGGGTCGCCCCCGAACGGCTGACCGGCGGCCCCGCGCTGCCCGCCTCGGACGTGTTCGCCTGGGGCTGCTTGGTGGCGTTCGCGGCCACCGGGCACCACCCTTTCGGCGGCGGCGAGACCGACGCGCTCACCCGGCGGATCCTGTTCGGCGCGCCCCGGCTGGAGGGGGTCCCCGCCCTGCTGCGGCCCGCTGTGGAGGCCGCGCTCGCCAAGGACCCGGACGCCCGGCCCGGCGCCGCCGCGCTGCTGCGCGCGCTGCTCGCGGCGGGCGGCGTCGGTGACCCGTGGGACCTGCGGCAGGCGGTCGAGGGCGTGCTCGCCGAGATCTGGACGCCCGTGCCGTACCCGGCGGGCGGCGGCGCGCCCCCGGACGGGCCGCTCCCGGACGACGCCCTCCCGCTCCAGGAGGCGTCCTCCTCGCGGGCCGGGCTCCCGCACGCGGAGGCGTCCGCTCCGGCGGCCCGTACGGCGCCCCGGCGCGGCCGGAGCCGGGCCAGGGGCGGCGCGCACCTGTCGCACGCCACCTTCGCGGCCCTCGCCACCGTGTCGATCGCGGCCGTCACCGTCATCGCCGCCGCGGCCGGGCCGCCGGGGAACCCCGAGGGCGGGTCCGTCGCGCCGCCCGCCGCCGTCCACCCGCAGGGCAGCGCCGGGTCCACCTACCGGCCCCGCGCCGGCCGCACCGGCGGGCCGCCGCCCAGCCGGGCGGCCACCGCCGCGACCGTCCCCGTCATCTCGACGCCCACCGTGTACGTCACCCGCACCCGCACCGAGGGCCCGGTCGCCGTCATCACGCCCACCCCGGACCGGGAGGAGACCTTCCGCCCGCCGGACGCCGGCGAGCCCGGCGACCCGGACCCCGGCGGGTGCGCCGACCCGGCCGGCCGGCGGCGCGGCAACGGCGCGGCCCGCCGCGACTGCCCCCGCCCGACCGGCTCGGTCACCACGATCCCCCAGGACGGCCCCGGCGAGTCCCCTGAACCGTCCACGCCGGCCCCGCCGGCGCAGACGGCCACGGGGACCTCCTGA
- a CDS encoding siderophore-interacting protein produces the protein MADKPVDHHRGVVRRTERLSPHMVRVVVGGDGLADFGTSGLTDHYVKIVFPYEGVEYPRPFSVKACRETMPREVWPRLRTYTVRAWDPYTRELTLDFVVHGDEGLAGPWAERAAPGDEVFLLGPGGGYAPDPEAGWHLMVGDESALPAIAASLEALPGGALAHVLVEVEGPEDELKLSTAAEAHVTWLYRGDRPVGEKLVKAVRELEFPDADVHAFVHGEAGFVKELRRHLRVERGVPLNRLSISGYWRRGVDDEGWRAVKRDWNREVEAEEAAALTR, from the coding sequence ATGGCTGACAAGCCTGTGGATCATCACCGGGGGGTCGTCCGGCGCACCGAGCGGCTGTCGCCGCACATGGTCCGCGTCGTGGTCGGGGGCGACGGGCTGGCCGACTTCGGCACCTCAGGGCTGACCGACCACTACGTCAAGATCGTATTCCCGTACGAGGGCGTCGAATATCCCCGGCCCTTCAGCGTGAAGGCGTGCCGGGAGACCATGCCGCGCGAGGTGTGGCCGCGGCTGCGCACGTACACCGTGCGCGCCTGGGACCCGTACACGCGGGAGCTGACGCTCGACTTCGTCGTGCACGGCGACGAGGGCCTGGCCGGGCCGTGGGCCGAGCGGGCCGCGCCCGGCGACGAGGTGTTCCTGCTCGGCCCCGGCGGCGGCTACGCGCCCGACCCCGAGGCCGGCTGGCACCTCATGGTGGGCGACGAGAGCGCGCTGCCCGCCATCGCCGCCTCGCTGGAGGCGCTGCCCGGCGGGGCGCTCGCGCACGTCCTCGTCGAGGTCGAGGGGCCCGAGGACGAGCTGAAGCTGAGCACGGCGGCCGAGGCGCACGTGACCTGGCTCTACCGCGGCGACCGCCCGGTGGGGGAGAAGCTGGTCAAGGCGGTCCGCGAGCTGGAGTTCCCGGACGCCGACGTGCACGCGTTCGTCCACGGCGAGGCCGGCTTCGTCAAGGAGCTGCGCCGTCACCTGCGCGTCGAGCGGGGCGTCCCGCTGAACCGGCTGTCGATCTCCGGCTACTGGCGCCGCGGCGTCGACGACGAGGGCTGGCGCGCGGTGAAGCGCGACTGGAACCGCGAGGTCGAGGCCGAGGAGGCCGCCGCGCTCACGCGCTGA
- a CDS encoding alpha/beta hydrolase — MSWQARALTGVMRGTLKPASTLFMRHPLALVGVARVGELARLVQVPHPAHVSIVPAAFSDCGGEWVRGGQGLDERKALLYFHGGGYFSCSPRTHRSITWRLSVVARRPVLALDYRQGPVHRLADSLADALDAYTCLLRRGHAPEDIIVAGDSAGGHLTLATLLALRDRGMPLPAAALCLSPWADLTDVPRRANRWQDPLLPASRVRWLARHWTDGLDPRDPLVSPVHGDFTGLPPLMIMTGSTEVLRDEGRRVAEAARRAGVPVRYEEWRRMPHVFPILADVLPEARLAFRHMARFLAAVGAEPASRDDEAAA, encoded by the coding sequence TTGAGCTGGCAGGCGCGCGCGCTCACCGGCGTCATGCGCGGCACCCTGAAACCGGCCTCCACGCTCTTCATGCGCCATCCGCTCGCGCTGGTCGGCGTGGCCCGCGTCGGCGAGCTGGCCCGGCTGGTCCAGGTGCCGCACCCGGCGCACGTGTCGATCGTGCCGGCCGCCTTCTCCGACTGCGGCGGCGAGTGGGTGCGCGGCGGCCAGGGGCTCGACGAGCGCAAGGCGCTGCTGTACTTCCACGGCGGTGGCTACTTCTCCTGCTCGCCGCGGACGCACCGGTCCATCACCTGGCGGTTGTCGGTGGTGGCCCGGCGGCCGGTGCTGGCGCTGGACTACCGGCAGGGGCCGGTGCACCGGCTGGCCGACTCGCTGGCCGACGCCCTGGACGCCTACACGTGCCTGCTGCGGCGCGGCCACGCGCCCGAGGACATCATCGTCGCGGGCGACTCGGCCGGCGGCCACCTGACGCTCGCCACGCTGCTGGCGCTGCGCGACCGGGGGATGCCGCTGCCCGCCGCGGCCCTGTGCCTGTCGCCGTGGGCCGACCTGACCGACGTCCCGCGCCGGGCCAACCGCTGGCAGGACCCGCTGCTGCCGGCCAGCCGGGTGCGCTGGCTGGCCCGCCACTGGACCGACGGGCTGGACCCGCGCGACCCGCTGGTCTCGCCGGTGCACGGCGACTTCACCGGGCTGCCACCACTCATGATCATGACCGGCTCCACCGAGGTGCTGCGCGACGAGGGGCGGCGGGTGGCCGAGGCGGCGCGCCGCGCCGGGGTGCCGGTCCGCTACGAGGAGTGGCGGCGCATGCCGCACGTCTTCCCGATCCTGGCCGACGTGCTGCCCGAGGCGCGGCTGGCCTTCCGGCACATGGCCCGCTTCCTGGCCGCGGTCGGGGCGGAACCGGCCTCCCGGGATGACGAGGCGGCCGCCTGA
- a CDS encoding ABC transporter permease, translated as MWAALAGAFTNSVFGVLRSYILIALWQARPGLAGYDVTDAVTYCFVTQALIGPMQLFGGGLGLPERIRSGDIALDLVRPASLQLWTFAEDAGRAGYLFLVRGLPPMLLGAALFGITVPADPARWAAFLAGFALAFVVSFGWRYLVALSVCWLADDRGVAVLSLVLSTFFSGLMLPLRIFPGALGDLAAALPWAAMVQVPTDLYLGRAPVPGALAFQAFWAAVLLGLGALATRAIRHKVVIQGG; from the coding sequence GTGTGGGCGGCGCTCGCCGGCGCGTTCACCAACAGCGTGTTCGGCGTCCTCCGCTCCTACATCCTCATCGCCCTGTGGCAGGCCCGCCCCGGCCTGGCCGGCTACGACGTCACCGACGCCGTCACCTACTGCTTCGTCACCCAGGCCCTCATCGGCCCGATGCAGCTCTTCGGCGGCGGCCTCGGCCTGCCCGAGCGCATCCGCAGCGGCGACATCGCGCTCGACCTGGTCCGCCCCGCCTCGCTGCAGCTCTGGACGTTCGCCGAGGACGCGGGCCGGGCCGGCTACCTGTTCCTGGTGCGCGGGCTGCCGCCGATGCTGCTCGGCGCGGCGCTGTTCGGCATCACCGTGCCCGCCGACCCGGCCCGGTGGGCGGCCTTCCTCGCCGGCTTCGCGCTCGCGTTCGTGGTCAGCTTCGGCTGGCGCTACCTGGTCGCGCTGTCGGTCTGCTGGCTCGCCGACGACCGCGGCGTGGCCGTGCTGTCGCTGGTGCTCAGCACGTTCTTCTCCGGGCTGATGCTGCCGCTGCGGATCTTCCCCGGCGCGCTCGGCGACCTGGCGGCCGCCCTGCCGTGGGCGGCCATGGTCCAGGTGCCCACCGACCTCTACCTCGGCCGGGCGCCCGTCCCCGGGGCGCTGGCCTTCCAGGCGTTCTGGGCGGCGGTGCTGCTCGGGCTGGGCGCGCTGGCCACCCGGGCGATCCGCCACAAGGTGGTGATCCAGGGTGGTTAG
- a CDS encoding ABC transporter permease gives MVRTYVLLAWTWTRAAAAYPASFWLMTVLGLAVAVTDVAVILVVFANTTTLAGFSREEVLFLYGAAGLPFTLCDMFVSNIDRVSQHIKAGTLDTFLIRPAGAWLQLATDRFTATRIGRVLQAGGVLGYALTALGPDPGRLWMLPVMIATGVVIFTSLWTLAGALQFVLTGAPEVVNSFTYGGFQLTQYPMSIYGRDLVRGVTYVLPLAFVNWQPALYVLDRADPFGTPGFTRFLGPVAAAVLALLAALAWRQGIRHYRSTGS, from the coding sequence GTGGTTAGGACGTACGTGCTGCTGGCCTGGACGTGGACCCGCGCCGCCGCCGCCTACCCCGCCTCGTTCTGGCTCATGACCGTGCTCGGCCTCGCCGTGGCCGTCACCGACGTGGCCGTCATCCTCGTCGTCTTCGCCAACACCACCACCCTCGCCGGCTTCTCCCGCGAGGAGGTCCTGTTCCTGTACGGGGCCGCCGGCCTGCCCTTCACGCTGTGCGACATGTTCGTCAGCAACATCGACCGGGTCAGCCAGCACATCAAGGCCGGCACCCTCGACACCTTCCTCATCAGGCCGGCCGGCGCCTGGCTGCAGCTCGCCACCGACCGCTTCACCGCCACCAGGATCGGCCGGGTCCTCCAGGCGGGCGGGGTGCTCGGCTACGCCCTGACCGCGCTCGGCCCCGACCCCGGCCGCCTGTGGATGCTCCCGGTCATGATCGCGACCGGGGTCGTCATCTTCACCTCGCTCTGGACGCTGGCCGGCGCCCTGCAGTTCGTGCTCACCGGCGCGCCCGAGGTGGTCAACTCCTTCACCTACGGCGGCTTCCAGCTCACCCAGTACCCCATGTCGATCTACGGGCGCGACCTCGTCAGGGGCGTCACGTACGTGCTGCCGCTGGCCTTCGTCAACTGGCAGCCCGCCCTGTACGTGCTGGACCGGGCCGACCCCTTCGGCACGCCGGGGTTCACCCGTTTCCTCGGGCCGGTCGCCGCGGCCGTCCTCGCCCTGCTGGCCGCGCTGGCCTGGCGGCAGGGCATCAGGCACTACCGATCCACCGGGAGTTGA
- a CDS encoding ABC transporter ATP-binding protein yields MIELDRAGRSFKVRRNVVHAVRDLSFTVSAGEFVGYLGPNGAGKSTTIKMLCGILTPTSGRVRVAGLDPSRRRTALARRIGVVFGQRTTLWWDLPLADSFELIRLLYKVERSAFRARLDELTATLDLGPFLRTPVRQLSLGQRMRGDLAAALLHAPEVLVLDEPTIGLDVVSKAGIREFLLRLNAERGTTVLLTTHDLGDIERLCRRVMLIDHGRLAFDGTLEELMATAPGQASIEDVVTRLYTGAGEEGPAVIQ; encoded by the coding sequence ATGATCGAGCTCGATCGGGCGGGACGCTCGTTCAAGGTCAGGCGGAACGTCGTGCACGCCGTGCGCGACCTGTCGTTCACCGTGTCGGCGGGCGAGTTCGTCGGCTACCTCGGGCCGAACGGCGCGGGCAAGTCCACCACGATCAAGATGCTGTGCGGCATCCTCACCCCCACCTCCGGCCGGGTCCGGGTGGCCGGGCTCGACCCCTCGCGCCGCCGCACCGCGCTCGCCCGGCGCATCGGGGTCGTCTTCGGCCAGCGCACCACCCTGTGGTGGGACCTGCCGCTGGCCGACAGCTTCGAGCTGATCCGGCTGCTGTACAAGGTCGAGCGGAGCGCCTTCCGCGCCCGGCTCGACGAGCTGACCGCGACGCTCGACCTCGGCCCGTTCCTGCGCACGCCGGTGCGCCAGCTCAGCCTCGGCCAGCGCATGCGCGGCGACCTCGCGGCGGCGCTGCTGCACGCGCCCGAGGTGCTCGTCCTCGACGAGCCCACGATCGGCCTGGACGTGGTGAGCAAGGCCGGCATCCGGGAGTTCCTGCTGCGGCTCAACGCCGAGCGCGGCACCACCGTCCTGCTGACCACGCACGACCTCGGCGACATCGAACGGCTGTGCCGCCGGGTCATGCTCATCGACCACGGCCGGCTGGCCTTCGACGGGACCCTGGAGGAGCTGATGGCGACCGCACCCGGCCAGGCGAGCATCGAGGACGTCGTCACCCGCCTCTACACCGGCGCCGGCGAAGAAGGCCCTGCCGTGATCCAGTAG
- a CDS encoding MFS transporter has product MTLAALAHVLGGGSGPAAATAGLGLAAAAGLGLALSGRERSAPAVNVALVVAQLGLHELFAGDDASGTTAYVPVHGHGQGLAVNAGMLAAHLTATLITGLWLARGEAALWALLRRAGRRLTLLRPVAAPAVPPRPRPSGRTRAVPLQPVLRHCLARRGPPLPA; this is encoded by the coding sequence GTGACCCTCGCTGCCCTGGCCCACGTGCTGGGTGGCGGCTCGGGGCCGGCCGCGGCGACCGCCGGGCTGGGGCTCGCCGCGGCGGCCGGGCTGGGGCTCGCGCTGTCCGGCCGGGAGCGCTCGGCCCCCGCCGTCAACGTCGCGCTCGTCGTGGCCCAACTGGGGCTGCACGAGCTGTTCGCGGGCGACGACGCCTCAGGGACCACCGCATACGTGCCGGTGCACGGACACGGGCAGGGGCTCGCGGTCAACGCCGGCATGCTGGCCGCCCACCTCACGGCCACCCTGATCACCGGGCTGTGGCTGGCGCGCGGCGAGGCCGCGCTGTGGGCGCTGCTGCGCCGGGCCGGGCGGCGGCTCACCCTGCTCCGGCCGGTCGCGGCGCCCGCCGTGCCGCCGCGCCCGCGGCCGTCCGGCCGCACGCGGGCGGTCCCCCTCCAGCCGGTCCTCCGGCACTGCCTGGCCAGGCGCGGTCCTCCACTTCCCGCCTGA
- a CDS encoding YcnI family copper-binding membrane protein produces the protein MSFVRRAATVLAAATALTAGLALPALAHVTIQPGSAEQGGFTKVTFRVPNERDDASTTKIEVAFPADHPLAFVSVKPVPGWDVKVTEGKLPTPVKTEYGDLKEAVTKVVWSGGKIESGQFQEFEVSMGQLPKDAQQLMFPTKQTYSSGEVVDWSEAPKADGSEAEHPAPLLKLTPATGEDGHAAASASPATSTGASSGAAPAAGSPSVAPVAAGSSPSSSDGTARLLGGAGLAVGVIGVVIALLSLRRRPTA, from the coding sequence ATGTCCTTCGTACGCCGTGCCGCGACCGTGCTCGCCGCCGCCACCGCCCTCACCGCCGGGCTCGCGCTGCCCGCCCTCGCCCACGTCACCATCCAGCCCGGCTCCGCCGAGCAGGGCGGCTTCACCAAGGTCACCTTCCGGGTGCCGAACGAACGCGACGACGCCTCGACCACCAAGATCGAGGTCGCCTTCCCCGCCGACCACCCGCTCGCGTTCGTGTCGGTCAAGCCGGTGCCCGGCTGGGACGTCAAGGTCACCGAGGGCAAGCTGCCCACGCCGGTCAAGACCGAGTACGGCGACCTCAAGGAGGCCGTCACCAAGGTCGTCTGGTCCGGGGGCAAGATCGAGTCGGGGCAGTTCCAGGAGTTCGAGGTGTCCATGGGGCAGCTGCCCAAGGACGCCCAGCAGCTGATGTTCCCGACGAAGCAGACGTACTCGAGCGGTGAGGTCGTCGACTGGAGCGAGGCGCCGAAGGCGGACGGCTCGGAGGCCGAGCACCCGGCGCCGCTGCTCAAGCTCACCCCGGCCACCGGCGAGGACGGCCACGCCGCCGCCTCCGCCTCCCCCGCCACCTCCACCGGCGCCTCCTCCGGCGCGGCGCCCGCCGCCGGCTCGCCCAGCGTGGCCCCGGTCGCGGCCGGCTCCTCGCCGTCGTCCTCCGACGGCACCGCCCGGCTGCTGGGCGGGGCGGGGCTGGCGGTCGGCGTGATCGGCGTCGTCATCGCCCTCCTCAGCCTCCGCCGCCGCCCCACCGCCTGA